One window from the genome of Bacillus rossius redtenbacheri isolate Brsri chromosome 17, Brsri_v3, whole genome shotgun sequence encodes:
- the LOC134540702 gene encoding 5-hydroxytryptamine receptor 2A-like has translation MVFVYIRIYFAAKARARRGIRKPQRPRAQQEKCTSFTTTTAATSSSAAATTATASVATATEDAVTLELPPGVAISTIAAPRPMAIPIVTCDFASDISTSDNAEPPADDAPKDTLKVACAAPAAAAQGCQRLGANLSANGDPAVVTRCRAPSVGIDADMVSEFDPSSSDSGVVSRCAVVKPLKMRLCQPIFGRRAASKSKSKSDDGGGGATPSNAGGEAQLQQQQLQQLQQQMQMQPPPKIQKPRDPVREKRRLARKKEKRATLILGLIMGSFIACWLPFFFLYILVPSCAACSVPDVAFAIAFWLGYMNSALNPVIYTIFNKDFRRAFRRILFK, from the coding sequence ATGGTGTTCGTCTACATCCGCATCTACTTCGCGGCGAAGGCGCGCGCGCGGCGGGGGATCCGCAAGCCGCAGCGGCCGCGCGCGCAGCAGGAGAAGTGCACCAGCTTCACGACGACCACGGCGGCGACGTCTTCTTCTGCGGCGGCGACGACGGCGACGGCGTCCGTCGCGACGGCCACGGAGGACGCGGTCACCTTGGAGCTACCCCCCGGGGTGGCCATATCCACCATAGCGGCGCCAAGGCCAATGGCCATCCCCATCGTCACGTGCGACTTCGCGTCCGACATCAGCACCAGCGACAACGCCGAGCCGCCCGCCGACGACGCGCCCAAAGACACGCTGAAGGTGGCTTGCGCCGCACCGGCGGCTGCGGCCCAAGGCTGCCAGCGGCTCGGCGCGAACCTGTCGGCCAACGGCGACCCTGCCGTGGTCACCCGCTGCCGGGCGCCTTCCGTCGGCATCGACGCCGACATGGTCAGCGAGTTCGACCCGTCGTCGTCGGACTCGGGCGTGGTGAGCCGGTGCGCCGTCGTCAAGCCCTTGAAGATGCGCCTGTGCCAGCCCATCTTCGGGCGGCGCGCCGCGTCCAAGTCCAAGTCCAAGTCCGACGACGGCGGCGGCGGGGCGACGCCGTCCAACGCCGGCGGCGAGgcgcagctgcagcagcagcagctgcagcagctgcagcagcagaTGCAGATGCAGCCGCCGCCCAAGATACAGAAGCCGCGCGACCCGGTGCGCGAGAAGAGGCGGCTCGCGCGCAAGAAGGAGAAGCGCGCCACGCTGATACTGGGGCTCATCATGGGCTCGTTcatcgcctgctggctgcccttCTTCTTCCTGTACATCCTGGTGCCGTCGTGCGCCGCCTGCTCCGTCCCGGACGTGGCCTTCGCCATCGCCTTCTGGCTGGGCTACATGAACTCGGCGCTGAACCCCGTCATCTACACCATCTTCAACAAGGACTTCAGGCGCGCCTTCCGCCGCATCCTGTTCAAGTGA